Proteins encoded together in one Arvicanthis niloticus isolate mArvNil1 chromosome 7, mArvNil1.pat.X, whole genome shotgun sequence window:
- the Anapc4 gene encoding anaphase-promoting complex subunit 4: MLRFPTCFPSFRVVGEKQLPQEIIFLAWSPKRDLIALANTTGEVLLHRLASFHRVWSFPPNESTGKEVTCLAWRPDGKLLAFALADTKKIILCDVEKPESLHSFSVEAPVSCMHWMEVTVESSVLTSFYNAEDESNLLLPKLPTLPKNYNSTSKIFSEENSDEIIKLLGDVRLNILVLGGSSGFIELYAYGMFKIARVTGIAGTCIALCLSSDLKSLSVVTEVSSGGESEVSYFQLETNLLYSFLPEVTRMARKFTHLSALLQYINLSLTCMCEAWEEILMQMDSRLTKFVQEKTTTTSVQDEFMHLLLWGKASAELQTLLMNQLTVKGLKKLGQSIESSYSSIQKLVISHLQSGSESLLYHLSELKGMASWKQKYEPLGLDATGIEDAITAVGSFILKANELLQVIDSSMKNFKAFFRWLYVAMLRMTEDHVLPELNKMTQKDITFVAEFLTEHFNEAPDLYNRKGKYFNVERVGQYLKDEDDDLVSPPNTEGNQWYDFLQNSTHLKESPLLFPYYPRKSLHFVKRRMENIIDQCLQKPADVIGRSMNQAICIPLYKDARSMDCARRLLKFPFLWNNKASNLHYLLFTILEDSVYKMCILRRHTDISQSANNGLIGIKFGSFTYATTDKVRRSTYSCLDAQFYDDETVTVILKDSMGREGRDRILVQLPLSLVYNSEDSDEYEFTGTYSTRLDEQGSIIPTRTMHFEKHWRLLESMKAQYVAGNGLRKVSCVLSSNLRHVRVFEMDIDDEWELDESSDDDEEAGGKPVKIKEEVLSESETEAQQDAAALDPDVVIKVEKLDPELDS; the protein is encoded by the exons ATGTTGCGCTTTCCGACCTGTTTCCCATCCTTTCGGGTGGTGGGAGAGAAGCAACTGCCACAGGAGATTATTTTCTTGGCCTGGTCACCCAAGCGAGACCTCATTGCTTTGGCCAACACTACAGGCGAG GTTTTACTGCATCGCCTTGCAAGTTTTCATCgagtttggagttttccaccaaatGAAAGTACAGGAAAAGAAGTGACCTGCTTGGCCTGGAGACCAGATGGCAAAC TTTTGGCCTTTGCTCTTGCGGATaccaagaaaattattttgtgtgaTGTAGAAAAGCCTGAAAGCTTACATTCTTTCTCTGTGGAGGCTCCGGTGTCTTGTATGCATTGGATGGAAGTGACTGTGGAAAGCAG tGTTTTAACATCATTTTATAATGCTGAGGATGAATCCAACCTTCTCTTGCCTAAGTTGCCCACATTGCCAAAAAA TTACAACAGCACCTCAAAAATATTTAG tgaAGAAAATTCTGATGAAATTATTAAGCTCTTGGGAGATGTCAG GCTGAACATCCTTGTCCTTGGAGGAAGCTCTGGATTTATTGAGCTTTATGCTTATGGGATGTTCAAAATTGCCCGAGTCACAGGG ATTGCTGGTACTTGTATTGCTCTGTGTTTATCAAGTGATTTGAAGTCATTATCAGTAGTCACAGAGGTTTCCAGTGGTGGCGAATCAGAAGTTTCGTATTTTCAG ctTGAAACAAATCTGCTGTATTCCTTCTTACCTGAAGTAACTCGGATGGCCAGAAAGTTTACTCACCTTTCAGCTCTCTTACAG TATATAAATTTGTCACTGACATGTATGTGTGAAGCATGGGAAGAAATTCTGATGCAGATGGACTCCCGTCTCACTAAGTTTGTACAG GAAAAAACTACAACCACATCAGTGCAGGATGAGTTCATGCACTTACTGTTGTGGGGGAAAGCCAG TGCTGAACTTCAGACACTCCTGATGAACCAGTTAACAGTGAAG GGCTTAAAAAAGCTTGGCCAGTCTATAGAGTCATCATATTCCAGTATACAAAAATTGGTTATAAGTCACTTACAGAG TGGCTCTGAGTCTTTACTATATCATTTGAGTGAACTTAAAGGAATGGCttcatggaaacaaaaatatgAACCCCTAGGACTGGATGCCACAGGCATTGAAG aTGCTATTACTGCTGTGGGTTCTTTTATCCTCAAAGCAAATGAACTTCTCCA aGTTATAGATAGTAGTATGAAAAACTTCAAGGCATTTTTTCGATGGCTGTATGTAG CAATGCTGAGAATGACAGAGGACCACGTGCTTCCTGAGCTGAACAAG ATGACTCAGAAGGATATCACATTTGTTGCTGAATTCCTCACTGAACATTTCAATGAG GCTCCAGACCTTTATAATCGGAAAGGAAAATACTTCAATGTTGAAAGAGTTGGCCAG TATCTGAAAGATGAAGACGACGACCTTGTGTCACCTCCTAACACAGAAGGAAACCAGTGGTATGACTTCCTCCAAAACAGCACCCACCTGAAAG AAAGTCCTTTGCTGTTTCCTTATTACCCTCGAAAATCACTGCATTTTGTGAAAAGGCGGATGGAGAACATTATTGATCAATGTTTGCAAAAGCCAGCA GATGTAATTGGAAGATCAATGAATCAAGCAATTTGCATTCCATTATATAAAGATGCTAGGAG tATGGACTGTGCACGTAGATTGTTAAAATTCCCATTTCT GTGGAATAATAAAGCTTCGAATCTTCATTATCTTCTTTTTACTATTTTAGAAGATTCGGTTTATAAAATGTGCATCTTAAGGAGACATACTGATATTTCCCA atctgCAAATAATGGACTAATTGGTATTAAATTTGGGAGCTTCACATATGCCACAACTGACAAAGTCAGAAGAAG CACTTACAGTTGTCTAGACGCCCAGTTTTATGATGATGAGACTGTCACAGTCATCCTTAAGGACTCCATGGGACGTGAAGGGAGAGACAGGATTTTGGTTCAGTTGCCACTGTCCTTAGTGTATAACAGTGAAGACTCGGATGAGTATGAGTTCACTGGGACTTACTCGACAAG GCTTGACGAGCAGGGCAGCATTATTCCCACACGCACCATGCACTTTGAGAAGCACTGGAGGCTGCTGGAAAGCATGAAGGCACAGTATGTTGCTGGGAATGGCCTTCGAAAAGTGTCCTGTGTG TTAAGTTCAAACCTCCGGCATGTGAGGGTGTTTGAGATGGACATCGATGATGAGTGGGAGCTTGATGAGTCCTCAGATGATGATGAGGAGGCTGGCGGGAAACCTGTGAAGATCAAGGAAGAGGTGTtgtcagagtcagagacagaggctCAACAAGATGCTGCTGCCCTAGACCCAGACGTCGTCATCAAAGTGGAGAAACTTGACCCTGAGTTGGACTCGTGA